The Dermacentor albipictus isolate Rhodes 1998 colony chromosome 2, USDA_Dalb.pri_finalv2, whole genome shotgun sequence genome has a segment encoding these proteins:
- the LOC139055770 gene encoding uncharacterized protein has protein sequence MYHTDQTGFRHTHFIHLRQVYGQQVITEIRRFVSLTTRILAFNGHLTFNLACKSQRLIPRSLRLHRPVSTRFGLSVVSKAERHLLQARIVDCRDQVRRLRNDAFFSRRRLENHCPDEMARIQLHATFQANLRTRKDEQCHDRKFERLKQCRTARPPSAPKNSVCNVSSYQPDGYEMAVLSLGLNFNTAPATDTKKVICAAERTVNLVDQSHRDKARPRVVNVLSKLHAQPAVDTLCKQERDAVKRLQENLDIVVLAAHKGIATVLLDRSKYIEKMCLLLSDVHTYASFARDPKPKLQRDLQKLLADVFRMVPPQHKQLYYRLICHNGSPPAIYGLPKVHKPDVPLRPIADFTRSPLHKLSNFLHRIISALAGKRATHIRNTYDFIEKVKGTSVYPDEVLVSFDVVSLFTSVPIDMTVEVCAADLDGDPTLPDRSPIGVHDLGRLLKFCLSKTYFTFQKEFYRQVHGAAMVASNSVTVANLTMEAIEAQTLSSFTPAPKVFLRYVDDSFSILQRKNLDPFTAYLNNIRAAIKFPVEVESEGQLPFLDTLVQRDGPNLLFNVFRKHAHTGHYLNYRSVHPVSQKRSLVGCLLCRAKNVCTTAEDHMADNALVRRELMACGYPEYVIDSVGCLLARTAPTKPGPPKRRASIPYVPGISKTFARVLWSYDVQAAHVPSRKHRHELVHAKDPLEKEKFPGVVNVIPCADCRYVYVGETGNFKTRLKQHMNDVQKLRVASNALAEHWAATSNKINWEKSRVIAKE, from the coding sequence ATGTATCAtaccgaccagacgggcttccgtcatactcacTTCATCCATTTGCGACAGGTGTACGGCCAGCAAGTGATCACTGAAATTCGCCGGTTCGTCTCACTGACTACGCGCATTCTGGCATTCAATGGGCATCTGACGTTCAACCTTGCCTGCAAGTCCCAGCGTTTGATCCCGCGCTCGCTACGTCTTCACAGACCCGTGTCGACGAGATTTGGACTAAGCGTGGTTTCCAAGGCAGAACGGCATCTGTTGCAAGCGAGGATCGTGGACTGCAGGGACCAAGTACGAAGACTTaggaatgatgctttcttttctcgGCGGCGTCTCGAGAATCACTGCCCAGATGAGATGGCGCGCATACAACTGCATGCAACTTTTCAAGCCAATCTTCGCACTCGGAAAGATGAGCAATGCCACGACAGGAAATTCGAAAGGCTGAAGCAGTGCCGCACAGCACGTCCGCCAAGTGCCCCCAAGAACTCTGTGTGCAACGTGTCCTCATACCAGCCTGACGGCTACGAAATGGCAGTTCTAAGTCTCGGTCTCAACTTCAACACGGCACCTGCAACGGACACGAAGAAAGTAATATGCGCCGCTGAGCGCACTGTGAACTTGGTCGACCAATCCCACCGTGACAAGGCTCGCCCACGCGTTGTAAACGTATTGTCGAAGTTGCACGCCCAACCCGCCGTGGACACCTTGTGCAAGCAAGAACGTGATGCCGTCAAGAGGCTGCAGGAGAATCTGGATATTGTCGTACTTGCCGCCCACAAGGGGATCGCTACCGTCCTTCTAGACAGGAGCAAATACATCGAAAAAATGTGCTTGCTATTGAGTGACGTTCACACGTACGCCAGCTTCGCAAGAGACCCGAAACCCAAGCTTCAGAGGGATCTGCAGAAACTGCTCGCCGACGTCTTCCGTATGGTGCCGCCTCAGCACAAGCAGTTGTACTACAGACTGATTTGCCACAATGGATCTCCTCCAGCAATATACGGCCTACCGAAAGTGCACAAGCCCGATGTTCCCCTGCGCCCCATTGCGGACTTCACACGCTCGCCGCTCCACAAGCTGTCAAATTTTCTTCACAGAATCATTTCGGCACTCGCTGGAAAACGTGCCACGCACATACGCAACACGTACGACTTCATTGAAAAGGTTAAAGGGACAAGCGTCTACCCAGATGAagtcttagtttcttttgacgtggTCTCACTGTTTACAAGCGTACCAATAGACATGACCGTGGAAGTTTGCGCTGCCGACCTTGACGGAGACCCGACGTTGCCTGACAGATCCCCCATCGGTGTGCATGACCTAGGTAGGCTACTAAAATTTTGCCTATCAAAGACGTATTTCACGTTTCAGAAGGAATTTTATCGGCAAGTACACGGAGCAGCAATGGTTGCGTCGAATTCGGTCACAGTAGCTAACCTGACAATGGAGGCTATCGAAGCTCAAACGTTGTCCTCGTTTACACCGGCACCTAAAGTCTTCCTCAGATATGTCGACGActctttcagtattttgcaaaGGAAAAACCTTGACCCTTTCACAGCTTACCTAAACAATATACGAGCAGCAATCAAGTTCCCCGTTGAAGTGGAATCTGAAGGGCAACTCCCGTTCCTGGACACCCTTGTGCAGCGAGATGGGCCAAACCTGTTATTCAACGTGTTTAGGAAGCACGCTCACACGGGCCACTACCTGAACTACAGATCGGTGCACCCTGTTTCGCAAAAGAGGTCTCTTGTCGGCTGTCTTCTCTGTCGGGCAAAAAACGTGTGCACAACAGCGGAAGACCACATGGCGGACAATGCACTTGTGCGGAGGGAATTGatggcttgtggataccctgagtacGTCATTGACTCAGTAGGGTGCCTGCTGGCTCGCACAGCACCCACCAAGCCTGGACCCCCCAAAAGACGGGCTTCGATTCCGTACGTCCCCGGCATTAGCAAGACTTTTGCACGCGTCCTGTggtcatatgacgtgcaggctgcgcaCGTGCCCTCCCGGAAACATAGACACGAACTCGTGCATGCGAAAGACCCTTTGGAAAAGGAGAAGTTCCCAGGCGTGGTGAAtgtcattccgtgtgcggactgtAGGTATGTCtacgtcggtgaaaccggcaacttcaaaacaagacttaagcaacacatgaatgacgtccagaaacTACGCGTTGCATCCaatgccttggccgaacactggGCAGCCACATCAAataagattaactgggagaaatctcgtgtgATTGCCAAGGAATAA